In the genome of Pseudomonas protegens, one region contains:
- the kdpC gene encoding potassium-transporting ATPase subunit KdpC produces the protein MTSVLRPALSLMVLMTLITGVAYPLVVTGVAQVAFPDQANGSLVRDAEGKVRGSALIAQDFVGDAWFHPRPSAGAFATVSSSASNLAPSNPALATRVIDDAHKLQVPGQGPVPLALLTTSGSGLDPHLPPEAIDYQLARVAAARNLPADKLRALVAAHTQRPLVGPPVVNVLTLNQALDQL, from the coding sequence ATGACTAGCGTATTGCGTCCGGCCTTGAGCCTGATGGTGTTGATGACTCTGATCACCGGTGTGGCTTATCCGCTGGTGGTCACTGGAGTGGCCCAGGTGGCCTTCCCGGACCAGGCCAACGGCAGCCTGGTGCGTGATGCCGAGGGCAAGGTGCGGGGCTCGGCCCTGATCGCCCAGGATTTTGTCGGCGATGCCTGGTTCCATCCGCGCCCTTCGGCGGGGGCCTTTGCCACGGTATCCAGCTCTGCCAGCAACCTGGCGCCGAGCAACCCGGCCCTGGCCACCCGGGTGATCGACGATGCCCACAAGCTCCAGGTTCCGGGTCAGGGCCCAGTGCCTCTGGCCCTGCTCACCACCTCGGGCAGCGGCCTTGATCCGCACTTGCCACCCGAGGCAATTGACTATCAACTGGCGCGGGTCGCGGCGGCGCGCAATCTGCCGGCGGACAAGCTGCGGGCCCTGGTGGCGGCACATACCCAGCGGCCCCTGGTGGGGCCGCCGGTGGTCAACGTGCTGACCCTGAATCAAGCCCTGGACCAGTTGTAA